A region of Panicum virgatum strain AP13 chromosome 8N, P.virgatum_v5, whole genome shotgun sequence DNA encodes the following proteins:
- the LOC120686695 gene encoding uncharacterized protein LOC120686695: MIRCARIREKKRNNVLPIWSSTGRRYCRKNHPRQPQASALAKRYLRRRESLLSSSHSKESANVAELHAKAATWIADILGTTKHSTCPRLESKEEPSGCHCF, translated from the exons atgatacgctgcgcgcgtattcgagaaaaaaaacgaAACAATGTGCTTCCGATCTGGTCCAG TACTGGCCGGAGGTATTGCAGGAAGAACCATCCCCGCCAGCCGCAGGCATCTGCGCTTGCCAAGCGCTATCTTCGGAGGAGGGAGAG TTTGCTTTCTTCAAGCCACTCTAAGGAATCAGCTAATG TGGCAGAATTGCATGCCAAGGCAGCAACCTGGATAGCGGATATTCTTG GCACAACTAAGCATTCGACTTGCCCAAGACTTGAATCCAAGGAAGAACCCAGTGGATGTCACTGCTTCTGA
- the LOC120685072 gene encoding putative disease resistance protein RGA3, producing the protein MAGVLDALASYVQNMLTEMAKEEVSMLLGVSGEIDKMGVKLADLKNFLADADRRNITDQSVQAWVRELRDTMYEATDILDLCQLKAMEQGPRRDIGCFNPLLFCMRNPLHAHGIGSRIKKLNQRLDDIKARSTSFNFVILSSYKDSGRKVVSAYPSTVETTGGLDESGLVGETIEEETRNLVDMLIKHEQTHKEYHKIMVFAIVGVGGIGKTTLAKKVFNNDIIQQEFTKKIWLSVNKDYNDTEILRRAITEAGGDHHIAGNTKATLERTLAEALKGHKTLLIMDDVWDCRAWDIVLRTPLVNATLAHGIRILVTTRHDAVAQGMMAEKPYHHVNKLESEDAWLLLKKQVVGNENDEAQIELLKDIGMEIIAQCDCLPLAIKVIGGLLRQKRTSRRDWKNVRNDSIWSVSQMPEELNYAIYLSYEDLSPSLKPCFLHYSLLPKSRVFFTDEIIGMWISEGFVHGTSCDLEEIGKEYYDELIQRNLIEPNLDYVGQVVCNMHDVVRSFAQYVARHEALVVQNKEIHNADKINSQKFLRLSLETRGSESDDLEWYSLQAQTSLRTLITVGNIRIKPGDSLLAFSNLRTLHMQDASFDGLSESLNQLKHLRYLSIKGTNISRLPENIGKMKFLQYIILYGCKSLVKLPNSIVTLQHLRFLNIHVTGISSIPKGFHRLTNLRSLYGFPAHMDGDWCSLEELGPLSQLTRLRTSGLENVPCSSFATMARIGEKVQLSYLSLECTSRIRHDGQLVTNEEGIPEEQQRQIEEVFNELHPPSSLETLSIRRYFGQRLPRWMMSTAVVALGSLRILMMDNLDYCTKLPSGLCQLPCLEFIQIVCAPAIKRVGPEFLQPNHHYYNHFQVGVSFPRLSELKFCELVEWEEWKWELQVKAMPILEKLKLEKCKLRHVPPGLAFHARALKILGIYDVKHLSSLENFTSVVHLEMFRNTDLERISNLPKLQKLVIVKCPKLKVLEGIPALQRLNLLDDDMKIVPRYLQDIKPRHLLLDCNLRLLTFIAAGKSGPEWDKFDHIQQVKAYADDAGVSRKWCMLYTRDPFHLETNISHSAIARARSERRWLAYMTTCTIEDERLVGRRASTDKHQLLCLRFRCNACHHLILWLRQECPHCNEADDLAPSSDHRTEAAVDGISVPFMSDNSGGRIICGSSSHY; encoded by the exons ATGGCGGGCGTCCTTGATGCTTTGGCATCCTACGTCCAAAACATGCTGACAGAGATGGCCAAAGAAGAGGTGTCTATGCTGCTGGGTGTCTCCGGGGAGATCGACAAGATGGGTGTCAAGCTTGCGGACCTCAAGAACTTCCTTGCCGACGCCGACAGGAGGAACATCACTGACCAAAGCGTGCAGGCATGGGTGAGAGAGCTTCGGGACACCATGTATGAGGCCACGGACATCCTTGATCTGTGCCAGCTAAAGGCCATGGAACAGGGTCCAAGACGGGACATTGGGTGCTTCAACCCCTTGCTCTTCTGCATGCGCAATCCCCTCCACGCACATGGCATCGGAAGCCGCATCAAGAAGCTTAATCAAAGGCTAGATGACATCAAGGCCCGTAGCACGTCATTCAACTTTGTCATCCTCAGTTCCTACAAGGATAGTGGAAGAAAGGTGGTATCAGCTTATCCTAGTACCGTTGAAACTACAGGAGGGCTCGACGAGTCAGGTTTGGTAGGTGAAACGATCGAGGAGGAGACGAGAAATCTAGTGGATATGCTAATAAAGCATGAGCAAACCCATAAAGAATACCACAAAATTATGGTTTTTGCTATTGTGGGAGTTGGCGGGATTGGCAAAACTACCCTTGCCAAGAAGGTCTTCAACAATGACATCATCCAACAAGAGTTCACTAAGAAAATATGGTTAAGTGTCAACAAGGACTATAATGACACCGAGATATTGAGAAGAGCTATTACCGAAGCTGGTGGGGACCACCATATAGCCGgaaatacaaaagccacacTAGAGCGAACCCTCGCAGAAGCCTTGAAGGGACATAAGACCTTACTAATAATGGATGATGTTTGGGACTGCCGTGCATGGGATATTGTGCTCCGAACTCCCTTGGTCAATGCTACCCTAGCTCATGGCATCCGAATCCTCGTCACCACAAGGCATGACGCAGTTGCACAAGGGATGATGGCGGAGAAGCCCTATCACCATGTCAATAAACTTGAGTCCGAAGATGCATGGTTGCTGCTCAAAAAGCAG GTAGTTGGAAATGAAAATGATGAAGCCCAGATTGAACTGCTCAAGGATATTGGAATGGAAATCATAGCACAATGTGATTGTTTACCACTTGCTATCAAAGTAATAGGAGGTCTCCTACGCCAGAAAAGGACCAGCCGGCGAGACTGGAAAAATGTCCGAAATGACTCGATTTGGTCGGTCTCCCAAATGCCTGAAGAGCTAAACTATGCAATATATCTTAGCTACGAAGATTTGAGTCCTAGTTTGAAGCCTTGCTTTCTtcactactccctccttcccaagAGCAGAGTGTTCTTCACCGATGAGATTATTGGCATGTGGATTAGCGAAGGATTTGTTCATGGAACGTCTTGTGATTTGGAGGAAATAGGAAAAGAGTACTATGATGAGTTGATACAGAGGAACCTTATTGAGCCTAATTTAGATTATGTTGGTCAAGTGGTCTGTAACATGCATGATGTTGTCCGTTCATTTGCTCAATACGTGGCTAGACATGAAGCATTGGTAGTGCAGAACAAGGAAATTCATAATGCTGACAAAATCAATTCACAGAAGTTTTTACGCTTATCTCTAGAAACAAGAGGATCAGAATCAGATGACTTAGAGTGGTATTCATTACAAGCACAAACATCACTGAGAACACTAATAACAGTTGGGAATATAAGAATCAAACCTGGTGATTCGTTGCTTGCTTTTTCAAATTTACGGACACTACACATGCAAGATGCAAGTTTTGATGGATTATCTGAATCTTTGAATCAACTGAAACACTTGAGGTATTTATCCATAAAAGGAACTAACATATCTAGGCTGCCAGAAAACATTGGTAAGATGAAATTCCTGCAATATATTATCCTTTATGGTTGTAAGAGTTTGGTGAAGCTTCCAAATTCCATTGTAACGCTGCAACACTTGAGGTTTCTTAACATTCATGTAACAGGAATAAGCAGCATACCTAAGGGTTTTCATAGGCTAACCAATCTGAGGAGTTTATATGGGTTTCCAGCACATATGGATGGTGATTGGTGTAGCCTCGAAGAACTGGGACCTCTCTCCCAGCTCACTAGGCTTCGTACAAGTGGCCTGGAGAATGTACCTTGTTCCTCATTTGCGACAATGGCCAGGATTGGTGAAAAGGTGCAGCTGAGCTATCTGTCCTTAGAATGCACAAGTAGAATCAGACATGATGGCCAGTTGGTAACAAATGAAGAAGGCATTCCTGAGGAGCAGCAGCGACAAATCGAGGAGGTATTTAATGAGCTCCACCCTCCGTCTAGTTTAGAAACCCTCTCAATCAGAAGGTACTTTGGTCAGCGGCTCCCAAGGTGGATGATGTCAACAGCAGTTGTGGCCCTTGGGAGCTTGAGGATTCTTATGATGGATAACCTGGACTATTGCACGAAGCTTCCTAGTGGCTTATGTCAGCTCCCCTGCTTGGAATTCATTCAGATTGTTTGTGCACCAGCGATCAAGCGTGTTGGGCCTGAATTCCTACAACCAAACCATCACTACTATAACCATTTCCAGGTAGGGGTTTCATTCCCCAGATTGagtgagctgaaattttgtgaacTGGTCGAGTGGGAGGAATGGAAGTGGGAGCTGCAAGTGAAAGCCATGCCCATCTTGGAGAAGCTTAAACTCGAGAAGTGCAAGTTGAGGCACGTGCCTCCTGGTCTTGCCTTCCACGCAAGGGCTTTGAAGATATTAGGCATATATGATGTCAAGCACCTAAGCTCCTTGGAGAACTTCACTTCTGTTGTTCACCTTGAAATGTTTAGAAACACTGACCTGGAGAGGATCAGCAATCTACCAAAACTGCAGAAGCTCGTCATCGTCAAGTGCCCGAAGCTGAAGGTATTGGAGGGCATTCCTGCACTACAAAGACTCAATCTACTTGATGATGACATGAAAATAGTCCCCAGATATCTGCAGGATATAAAGCCAAGGCACTTGCTGCTGGACTGCAACTTACGGTTGCTCACTTTCATAGCAGCAGGGAAATCTGGTCCTGAGTGGGACAAGTTCGATCATATCCAACAAGTCAAGGCATATGCAGACGATGCAGGCGTTTCAAGGAAATGGTGCATGCTGTACACAAGGGATCCTTTCCACTTGGAGACAAATATCAGCCACTCTGCCATTGCCCGAG CCCGCAGTGAGCGCAGGTGGCTTGCTTACATGACCACATGCACCATTGAAGACGAGCGGCTGGTAGGACGACGTGCATCTACTGACAAACATCAGCTCCTGTGTCTACGATTCAG GTGCAATGCTTGTCACCATTTAATTCTCTGGTTGCGTCAAGAGTGCCCGCACTGCAATGAGGCGGACGATCTCGCCCCCTCATCAGACCATCGGACCGAAGCAGCG GTTGATGGAATTTCTGTTCCTTTCATGTCAGATAATTCAGGTGGTCGTATAATCTGTGGCAGTTCCAGTCATTATTAG